In Bradyrhizobium diazoefficiens, the following are encoded in one genomic region:
- a CDS encoding ABC transporter ATP-binding protein produces the protein MVAAATAEAIAHPPAGAALDIEQVSHAFDIDGAELPVLCDVSISVEPGEFIALLGPSGCGKSTLLRLVAGLDKPKAGTLRQDETRIRGPHPSRVVVFQDPTLFPWRTVWDNVALGLEARGILKSQRQRVDAALDLVGLSAFRNAYPHQLSGGMAQRVALARALVNDPRILILDEPLGKLDSLTRITMQAEIVSLWQRKGFTTLLVTHDAEEALFLAHRVIVFSERPARIKADIRVQRPYPRHRGDPHLADLRRQILGLLGLDATW, from the coding sequence ATGGTAGCAGCAGCGACAGCCGAGGCGATCGCCCATCCGCCCGCCGGCGCCGCGCTCGACATCGAGCAGGTGAGCCACGCCTTCGACATCGACGGCGCCGAGCTGCCGGTGCTCTGCGACGTCAGCATCTCCGTCGAGCCGGGCGAATTTATCGCGCTGCTCGGCCCGTCCGGTTGCGGAAAGTCGACGTTGTTGCGCCTCGTCGCCGGCCTCGACAAGCCGAAAGCGGGGACGCTGCGCCAGGATGAAACCCGGATCAGAGGCCCGCATCCTTCCCGCGTCGTCGTGTTCCAGGACCCGACGCTGTTTCCCTGGCGTACGGTCTGGGACAATGTCGCACTCGGGCTGGAAGCCCGGGGCATCCTGAAGAGCCAGCGTCAGCGTGTCGATGCCGCGCTCGATCTCGTTGGCCTGTCGGCCTTTCGCAACGCCTATCCGCATCAGCTCTCCGGCGGCATGGCGCAGCGCGTGGCGCTGGCCCGCGCGCTCGTCAATGATCCCAGGATCCTTATCCTCGACGAGCCGCTTGGCAAGCTGGACTCGCTGACCCGCATCACCATGCAGGCCGAGATCGTCTCGCTCTGGCAGCGCAAGGGTTTTACCACCCTGCTCGTGACCCACGACGCCGAGGAAGCGCTGTTCCTTGCCCATCGCGTCATCGTCTTCAGTGAACGCCCGGCCCGCATCAAAGCAGACATTCGCGTCCAGCGGCCCTATCCGCGCCATCGCGGCGATCCCCATCTTGCCGATTTGCGCCGCCAGATCCTTGGCCTTCTGGGACTTGACGCCACATGGTGA
- a CDS encoding ABC transporter permease, with protein MSTYSLSDGLPSRAPRSAREPGLNWLKESGAGLTASLTWVGFGLSCLWWEDVGDWSRTHSLGIAALVIAAFVLFGTVGADYLGAAGSALRKRAPWLLALGVALSVWEVATAKFAWLPLPFFPPPQAIMEVYTDDLPKLLDSVFASVKLQLGGYLIGATVGFLTGVSIGWSRAVGYWVHPVLRFIGPLPATAWLPIAFFTFPSSWSASTFLIALATGFPVTVLTWSGVASVSSAYYDVARTLGARPSFLVLKVAIPAALPHVFVGLFMGLGSSFAVLVVAEMIGVKAGLGWYLQWAQGWAAYANMYAALIVMSLLCSGAITLLFAVRDRLLVWQKGTVKW; from the coding sequence ATGTCGACGTATTCGCTGTCTGACGGCCTGCCCTCGAGGGCGCCGCGCTCCGCGCGCGAGCCTGGGCTCAATTGGTTGAAGGAATCGGGCGCGGGTCTCACCGCTAGCCTGACGTGGGTCGGCTTTGGCCTGTCCTGCCTGTGGTGGGAGGACGTCGGCGACTGGTCGCGGACGCATTCGCTGGGGATTGCGGCCCTCGTCATTGCGGCGTTCGTCCTGTTCGGGACGGTCGGCGCTGACTATCTCGGTGCCGCTGGTTCGGCGCTCCGCAAGCGCGCGCCGTGGCTTCTGGCGCTCGGCGTGGCTCTGTCGGTCTGGGAGGTCGCGACGGCCAAGTTCGCCTGGCTTCCGCTGCCCTTTTTTCCGCCGCCGCAGGCGATCATGGAGGTCTATACCGACGATTTGCCGAAGCTTCTCGACAGCGTCTTCGCCTCGGTCAAGCTCCAGCTCGGCGGCTATCTGATCGGGGCGACGGTCGGCTTTTTGACCGGTGTCTCGATCGGCTGGTCGCGCGCGGTCGGCTATTGGGTGCATCCGGTGCTGCGCTTCATCGGGCCGCTGCCGGCAACCGCATGGCTGCCGATCGCGTTCTTCACCTTCCCGTCGAGCTGGAGCGCCTCGACGTTCCTGATTGCACTTGCGACGGGCTTTCCCGTGACCGTGCTGACCTGGTCTGGCGTCGCAAGCGTCAGCAGCGCCTATTATGACGTTGCGCGCACGCTGGGCGCCAGGCCGTCCTTCCTGGTGCTGAAGGTCGCGATCCCCGCCGCGCTCCCACACGTCTTCGTCGGCCTGTTCATGGGGCTTGGCTCCTCCTTCGCCGTGCTCGTCGTCGCCGAGATGATCGGCGTCAAGGCAGGGCTCGGCTGGTACCTGCAATGGGCGCAGGGCTGGGCCGCCTACGCCAACATGTACGCCGCGCTGATCGTGATGTCGCTGCTTTGCTCCGGCGCGATCACGCTCTTGTTCGCGGTCCGCGACCGCCTGCTGGTCTGGCAGAAGGGAACCGTCAAATGGTAG
- a CDS encoding ABC transporter substrate-binding protein: MRDEEKRQPTKLDRRHLLQAGLAAAFAAPLGTLGAEAFAPGGLTPAIDFSEFPLCQTSSNVPALTGAPRKLKLSWNAGAVCLAPLPVAIDHGFFQKQNLDVELVNYSGSTDQLLEAIATGKSDAGLGMALRWLKPLEQGFDVKIAAGTHGGCMRVLSHTGSSVDKLADLKGKVVAVGDLAGPDKNFFSIQLSKLGIDPIKEVDWRAYPGNLLNVAVEKGEVQAFLSSDPLAYLWLKDSQYKEVASNLNGEYRDKSCCIVGLRGSLVREEPQVARAITQALLDAAMFTSQNPTVAAKSFQPYAPKAASLADLEGMVRYHTHHHHPVGEVLKGELKAYADDLKSVSVFKQSTDTAKFAERIYVDVFAV; the protein is encoded by the coding sequence AGCCGACCAAACTCGATCGGCGACATCTGTTGCAGGCGGGTCTGGCGGCGGCATTCGCGGCGCCGCTCGGAACCTTGGGCGCCGAGGCCTTTGCACCGGGCGGGCTCACACCTGCGATCGACTTCTCGGAATTCCCGTTGTGCCAGACATCTTCCAATGTGCCTGCGCTGACAGGTGCTCCGCGTAAGCTGAAACTGTCCTGGAACGCAGGTGCGGTCTGCCTCGCGCCGCTGCCTGTGGCCATCGATCACGGCTTCTTTCAGAAGCAGAATCTCGATGTCGAGCTCGTCAACTACTCCGGCTCGACCGATCAGCTCCTCGAGGCGATCGCGACCGGGAAGAGCGACGCCGGCCTCGGCATGGCGCTGCGTTGGCTGAAACCTCTCGAGCAGGGGTTTGACGTCAAGATCGCTGCTGGCACCCATGGCGGTTGCATGCGCGTGTTGTCGCACACCGGTTCCAGCGTCGACAAGCTCGCCGACCTCAAGGGCAAGGTCGTCGCGGTCGGCGATCTCGCGGGGCCTGACAAGAACTTTTTCTCGATCCAGCTCTCGAAACTCGGCATCGACCCCATCAAGGAGGTCGATTGGCGAGCCTACCCTGGCAACCTTCTCAATGTCGCGGTCGAGAAGGGCGAGGTGCAGGCCTTCCTTTCATCCGATCCGCTGGCCTATCTCTGGTTGAAGGACAGCCAGTACAAGGAGGTCGCCTCCAACCTTAACGGCGAATACCGCGACAAGAGTTGCTGCATCGTCGGCCTGCGCGGCAGCCTGGTCCGCGAGGAGCCGCAGGTCGCCCGCGCTATCACGCAAGCACTGCTCGACGCGGCGATGTTCACCTCGCAGAACCCGACCGTGGCCGCGAAGTCGTTCCAGCCCTATGCCCCGAAGGCGGCGTCGCTCGCCGATCTCGAGGGCATGGTGCGCTATCACACCCACCACCACCATCCCGTCGGCGAGGTCCTGAAGGGCGAGCTCAAGGCCTATGCCGACGATCTGAAGAGCGTCTCGGTGTTCAAGCAGAGCACCGATACTGCCAAATTCGCGGAGCGCATCTATGTCGACGTATTCGCTGTCTGA